A stretch of the Balneola vulgaris DSM 17893 genome encodes the following:
- a CDS encoding tetratricopeptide repeat-containing sensor histidine kinase: MRKVLRIAFVVLLYVFISTGIMAQSVKHNASLDTSYVVNLLDELSNEINKGNIELAKQKAREAKSISIEIDFDDGIVRSELTLVDAYLTEKLLDSAETLIQHLILTHPESKYRARMHNFEAVAYNYRENNIEAINAFNQAEKYLDRVPAESRDRMGAGITMNRASSYMKIGDRISGFESYLSSLRFAEQSGDTLILIIGLNNLGDSYTNFKEFDKAVFYLERALTLVEEKELDSERLRILMNLANAKTGQEEYSEAESLYKEALELHKKVRQNIPPYQILFNMGKLYVDMGEYDQAYEYLSESLEYCVTLNIPQGIYFNQFGLGQLYFFQKDYPKAIDWLKKAYVQAEMIGSLPMIQDAREYLYESYKLNGAYNEALVVYEEFVHVNDSLKEVESNSKIAEFRSELELDRQTELNRLLEEKQHEQEARLEIQFILILAASIVIALIFILLIQSYRATRKMEELNAQLQNQKEELEQVSKTKDKLFAIISHDLRSPLSSMQGLLYLINSDHLTLSEIKDLVKNIEPTMRKNVDTMENLLAWAREQLSGVKLSIDNINIQPVVEGVIDNHSLQIEAKNIEVHQQYTVTNALADSNALRLVVRNLITNAIKFTPKGGNIFIQSIEDSEDDNMVRFSIKDTGIGIPESMRDTLFKPFSETRRGTAQEKGSGFGLSICKEFVERMNGSLTFESKENEGSTFIIKLPKSS, encoded by the coding sequence ATGAGGAAAGTGCTACGAATTGCATTCGTGGTATTGCTGTACGTGTTCATTTCAACAGGGATAATGGCACAATCAGTGAAGCACAATGCTTCGCTAGATACATCGTATGTAGTGAATTTATTGGATGAGTTATCCAATGAGATTAATAAAGGGAATATAGAACTAGCCAAGCAGAAGGCTAGAGAAGCAAAATCCATTTCTATAGAGATTGATTTCGATGATGGTATTGTAAGGTCTGAATTGACTTTAGTTGATGCCTACCTCACAGAAAAACTACTCGATTCTGCTGAAACCCTTATCCAACATCTTATCCTTACACATCCTGAAAGTAAGTACCGCGCAAGGATGCATAATTTTGAAGCGGTAGCCTATAATTATAGAGAGAATAACATTGAGGCTATTAACGCTTTCAATCAAGCTGAGAAATATTTAGATCGCGTACCTGCTGAAAGTAGAGATAGAATGGGAGCAGGAATCACGATGAACAGAGCTTCTTCCTATATGAAAATAGGGGATAGAATTTCTGGATTCGAAAGCTATTTATCTTCGTTACGCTTTGCTGAACAATCAGGAGATACACTCATTTTGATCATTGGGTTAAACAACCTCGGTGATAGCTATACAAACTTTAAAGAATTTGATAAAGCGGTCTTTTACCTAGAAAGAGCGCTAACTCTCGTTGAAGAAAAAGAACTTGATAGCGAGCGATTACGCATCTTGATGAACCTGGCCAATGCTAAAACAGGTCAAGAAGAATATTCGGAAGCAGAATCCTTGTACAAAGAAGCATTGGAGCTTCATAAAAAGGTCCGCCAAAATATCCCGCCCTATCAGATTCTATTCAATATGGGAAAGCTATATGTAGATATGGGCGAATATGATCAGGCCTATGAGTATTTAAGTGAATCGTTAGAGTATTGTGTTACATTAAATATTCCACAAGGGATCTACTTCAATCAATTTGGCTTGGGCCAGCTATATTTCTTTCAAAAAGATTACCCAAAAGCGATTGATTGGCTCAAAAAAGCTTATGTACAAGCTGAAATGATAGGCAGTTTGCCAATGATTCAAGATGCAAGAGAGTATTTATATGAGTCATATAAATTAAATGGGGCTTATAATGAAGCATTGGTTGTTTATGAAGAGTTTGTTCATGTAAATGATAGCCTTAAGGAAGTAGAGTCGAATAGTAAAATTGCGGAATTTAGAAGTGAGCTGGAGTTAGATCGGCAAACAGAGTTAAATCGACTGCTTGAGGAAAAACAGCATGAACAAGAGGCTCGTTTAGAAATACAATTTATATTGATTTTAGCGGCATCTATTGTGATTGCGCTCATTTTTATACTTCTGATTCAGAGTTATAGAGCTACTCGAAAAATGGAAGAGTTGAATGCTCAACTACAGAATCAAAAAGAGGAGCTTGAACAAGTAAGTAAAACGAAAGACAAGCTTTTTGCCATCATTTCTCATGATCTCCGCTCTCCATTATCGTCCATGCAAGGGTTGCTTTATCTCATTAACTCTGATCATCTCACCTTATCAGAGATTAAGGATTTGGTGAAGAATATTGAGCCTACTATGCGGAAGAATGTGGATACGATGGAGAACTTGCTCGCATGGGCACGTGAACAATTAAGTGGTGTTAAACTTTCCATCGACAACATAAATATTCAGCCGGTAGTGGAAGGAGTTATTGATAATCACTCTCTTCAAATTGAAGCCAAGAATATAGAAGTACATCAACAATATACCGTTACAAATGCACTTGCAGATAGCAACGCATTACGATTGGTGGTACGTAATTTAATCACGAATGCGATTAAGTTTACCCCAAAGGGAGGGAATATATTTATTCAATCCATTGAGGACTCTGAGGATGATAATATGGTTAGATTCAGCATCAAAGACACGGGAATAGGGATTCCAGAAAGCATGAGAGACACTTTATTCAAACCCTTTTCAGAAACCCGAAGAGGAACTGCTCAAGAAAAAGGGAGTGGCTTCGGGCTTAGTATCTGTAAAGAATTTGTTGAACGTATGAATGGAAGTTTGACTTTCGAATCAAAAGAAAACGAAGGCAGTACATTCATTATTAAACTTCCAAAAAGCTCTTAA
- a CDS encoding OsmC family protein: MPDKKASAVWNGDLKSGNGTVEVESGAFESSYTFASRFEQGEGTNPEELIGAAHAGCYSMALSNELHSAGHESNSVDTKAVVTLETVDGAPTISTIKLTAVADVPGMDESEFQKIAEATKDACPVSRALKAVNIELEASLKN; encoded by the coding sequence ATGCCAGATAAAAAAGCATCCGCCGTTTGGAACGGAGATCTTAAAAGTGGAAATGGAACTGTAGAAGTAGAAAGTGGAGCATTCGAAAGCTCCTATACTTTTGCCTCTCGTTTTGAGCAAGGGGAAGGAACGAACCCAGAAGAGTTGATTGGTGCTGCACATGCAGGTTGTTATTCGATGGCTCTATCAAATGAACTTCATTCGGCAGGCCATGAATCAAATAGTGTAGATACTAAAGCGGTAGTTACACTAGAAACAGTTGATGGTGCACCAACCATAAGTACAATCAAGTTGACTGCCGTTGCCGATGTGCCAGGCATGGATGAGTCGGAGTTTCAGAAAATTGCAGAAGCAACTAAAGATGCTTGCCCAGTTTCGCGCGCATTAAAAGCGGTGAATATTGAATTAGAAGCAAGTTTAAAAAACTAA
- a CDS encoding MFS transporter: MEKRIPSHILPVIVIAQFAGTSLWFAGNVVVPDLITELGVDQSFIGFITMAVQAGFILGTLVFAALNMADRFSPVKVFLLCALAGSLANFSCIWATGVSEVITARVLTGFFLAGIYPVGMKIAADWHVKGLGKALGYLVGALVLGTAFPHLLKFLGSDWPWKFVMAGTSILASLGGILLFLTVPNGPFRSTGGVFTPKVLFEAFKDKNFRSAAFGYFGHMWELYAFWAFIPVLLMAYIQLHSEVEWSISLYSFLIIGVGAVSCAIGGYFAYRFGSRKVALISLVVSGLCGFLIPFTFVGSPILFMLLLFIWGIFVIPDSPQFSTLVTRSSNPAYVATGLTIVNSIGFALTIVSIQIINSLWTSTQSPYIFWILVFGPIFGIVHISRYHEEN; the protein is encoded by the coding sequence ATGGAAAAAAGAATCCCCTCCCACATTTTACCTGTAATCGTTATAGCACAATTTGCGGGGACTTCCTTATGGTTTGCAGGGAACGTGGTGGTACCAGATTTAATCACTGAACTAGGGGTCGACCAATCCTTTATAGGATTTATAACAATGGCAGTTCAGGCTGGTTTCATTTTGGGCACGCTGGTTTTTGCAGCATTAAATATGGCGGATCGTTTTTCACCGGTTAAGGTATTTCTACTTTGTGCGCTGGCGGGATCCTTGGCCAATTTTTCCTGTATATGGGCAACAGGTGTTTCTGAAGTAATTACGGCAAGAGTACTCACAGGATTTTTCTTAGCTGGTATCTATCCAGTGGGGATGAAAATTGCTGCTGATTGGCATGTGAAGGGTCTAGGAAAAGCATTGGGTTATCTTGTAGGGGCATTAGTGTTAGGTACCGCTTTCCCTCATTTATTAAAGTTTCTGGGTAGTGACTGGCCTTGGAAGTTTGTAATGGCTGGAACCTCTATTCTTGCATCATTAGGAGGGATATTGCTATTCCTAACCGTACCAAATGGACCTTTTAGAAGTACAGGCGGGGTGTTTACACCAAAAGTGTTATTTGAAGCATTCAAAGATAAAAACTTCCGCTCTGCAGCATTTGGATACTTTGGGCATATGTGGGAATTGTATGCTTTTTGGGCATTTATTCCTGTATTATTGATGGCTTACATACAACTTCATTCCGAAGTAGAATGGTCAATATCTCTGTATTCTTTTTTAATAATTGGAGTAGGAGCCGTGAGTTGTGCCATTGGTGGTTATTTTGCCTATCGCTTTGGAAGTAGAAAAGTAGCATTGATATCACTAGTGGTGTCTGGATTGTGTGGCTTTCTAATCCCCTTCACATTTGTCGGAAGTCCAATACTATTTATGCTGCTACTGTTTATATGGGGAATTTTCGTCATCCCAGATTCGCCACAGTTTTCGACCCTCGTTACTCGATCTTCAAATCCCGCTTATGTAGCAACCGGTTTAACCATTGTGAACAGTATTGGTTTCGCCTTAACTATTGTGAGCATTCAAATTATCAATTCACTGTGGACGTCTACACAAAGTCCGTATATATTCTGGATATTAGTATTCGGACCAATATTCGGAATCGTCCATATATCTCGATATCACGAAGAGAATTAA
- a CDS encoding DEAD/DEAH box helicase: protein MKIKKTISKAISAIQKEIEAVRETPSNDVLMNGARESKGSHYVYVFETNNHGLRFAEEIRAKLDSKELKVTELEFKDGKIWLEFPEDCGAAIDEVYLEWENDFVLKKMEEHLMTLEDKAKEVPQLEALLKPAHSFEMKSSDQAISTDGIRNASQTEAIQKAVENNILYVWGPPGTGKTATLGFITANLLKQEKRVLFVSNTNRAVDVGLINTVQALEEIDPDFDLQQTTRFGDAALEDDRLESLLFEHQVKKKLDSKKAQAIELSTTLDQYNALQEKIDEMMVDGEEVPQSLDLQCQLLGEKVDREGGVEVLQDKIDRLLSLNERYELKKKQLVATTMAKVCTSELFFNISYDAVVVDEASMAGIPYLLLMAAKSKKHLIIAGDPMQLPPIALNNDPDARAFLEQDIFSFVSGAETTEQLFEWHDDHPDFTCFFDTQYRLRSDLAGVISSVFYDGRLKNGAIIEEQGKGSSSVALVDSSKYGPHIEQDQTERGFKPSNHVHLKLIEQSVRKLTLKYADDSIGVIVPFRSSVYTVRNHLREEGYRYVEVGTIHTFQGREKEVIIFDTVMSGELQNGSLRHYSVRPFDETKNGLSVPRLLNVAFSRSKQLLVIIADMNHVERIYGNKFLGKLLGSIKEISL, encoded by the coding sequence TTGAAGATTAAGAAAACGATATCCAAAGCCATTTCGGCCATTCAGAAAGAGATTGAAGCAGTTAGGGAAACCCCGTCTAATGATGTGCTCATGAATGGAGCCAGAGAAAGCAAAGGCTCACATTACGTATATGTGTTTGAGACGAATAACCACGGACTGCGTTTCGCAGAAGAGATTCGAGCGAAGTTAGATAGCAAAGAACTCAAAGTGACGGAGCTGGAATTTAAAGACGGGAAAATTTGGTTGGAATTCCCTGAAGATTGTGGCGCAGCTATCGATGAAGTGTATCTGGAATGGGAGAATGATTTTGTGCTCAAGAAGATGGAAGAGCATTTAATGACTTTAGAGGATAAGGCCAAAGAAGTCCCACAACTTGAAGCACTTTTGAAACCCGCTCATAGTTTCGAAATGAAGTCGTCGGATCAAGCTATAAGCACGGATGGTATTCGAAATGCTTCCCAAACAGAAGCGATTCAAAAAGCCGTTGAAAATAACATATTGTACGTGTGGGGACCTCCAGGTACTGGTAAAACGGCCACTTTGGGGTTTATTACCGCAAACTTATTGAAGCAAGAAAAGCGGGTATTATTTGTTTCTAATACCAATCGAGCGGTGGATGTTGGTTTGATAAATACCGTGCAGGCACTAGAGGAAATTGATCCTGATTTTGACTTACAGCAAACAACTCGATTTGGAGATGCAGCTCTTGAGGATGACCGTTTGGAGTCGTTGTTGTTTGAGCATCAGGTGAAGAAGAAGCTAGATAGCAAGAAAGCCCAAGCCATTGAATTAAGTACAACTTTAGATCAATACAATGCCCTTCAAGAAAAGATAGATGAGATGATGGTGGACGGTGAAGAAGTACCGCAATCATTGGATCTACAATGCCAGCTATTGGGTGAAAAAGTGGATCGAGAAGGTGGAGTAGAAGTTCTACAAGATAAAATCGATCGACTGCTCAGTCTCAATGAACGTTACGAGCTAAAGAAAAAGCAATTGGTAGCAACCACGATGGCCAAAGTATGCACCTCGGAGCTGTTTTTTAATATCAGCTATGATGCAGTAGTAGTGGATGAGGCTTCAATGGCAGGCATCCCGTATTTATTACTGATGGCAGCCAAGAGTAAGAAACATCTGATCATTGCAGGCGATCCTATGCAGTTGCCACCCATTGCACTCAATAACGATCCGGATGCTCGGGCTTTTCTCGAACAAGACATATTCAGTTTTGTATCAGGGGCCGAAACGACCGAGCAGTTATTTGAATGGCATGATGATCACCCTGACTTTACCTGTTTTTTTGATACTCAATATCGCCTTCGTTCCGACCTCGCTGGGGTAATCAGTTCTGTTTTTTATGATGGCCGTTTGAAAAATGGTGCGATCATCGAAGAACAAGGAAAGGGAAGTAGTTCGGTGGCTTTGGTAGACTCATCGAAGTATGGACCACATATAGAGCAAGATCAAACAGAGCGTGGCTTTAAACCAAGTAATCATGTGCACCTTAAATTGATTGAGCAAAGCGTACGAAAACTCACTCTAAAGTATGCCGACGACAGTATTGGGGTGATAGTTCCCTTCCGCAGTAGTGTGTATACTGTGCGCAATCATTTGCGGGAAGAAGGCTATCGTTATGTAGAAGTAGGTACCATTCACACCTTTCAAGGACGAGAGAAGGAAGTAATTATCTTTGATACTGTGATGAGTGGTGAATTACAAAATGGAAGCCTAAGGCATTATTCCGTTCGCCCTTTTGATGAAACGAAGAACGGCTTAAGTGTTCCACGATTGTTAAATGTAGCTTTTTCACGTAGTAAACAGCTATTAGTAATTATAGCAGATATGAATCATGTGGAGCGAATTTATGGCAATAAGTTCCTTGGAAAGCTACTTGGGTCGATAAAAGAAATTTCTTTGTAA
- a CDS encoding GntR family transcriptional regulator: protein MKTSAKYIADRIRLMIATKQFQVGEVLPSTRELGQQLEASFHTVRKAYHVLADEGLITSEPGRGFVVNRQSPMLDKAQRLEIGGEKIQSLVEELVGYGLDDAEIEILFQEQLDFMEWPDRIQSCASVGENNEMASMLSSAIKKQIGVKSKTLSLDEYDNAAKYDALFVPIKFVHQFRSLSESIMIIPIVYMYDPEILYQISEQAGIQTIGLVTADEESIPKIINELKQSIPFEGSFVAGSIYGRSLPLFVRDTDLILYTQGSARLVEQKVPIKNRIRLDYRLADRSAEMIRAELWDQ, encoded by the coding sequence TTGAAAACATCTGCCAAGTATATAGCGGATCGAATTCGACTGATGATTGCCACTAAGCAATTTCAGGTAGGAGAGGTATTGCCATCTACTCGAGAGTTGGGACAACAGCTAGAAGCGAGTTTTCATACCGTTCGAAAAGCCTATCACGTACTCGCAGATGAAGGACTCATAACTAGTGAGCCTGGCCGCGGATTTGTAGTGAATCGTCAATCTCCTATGCTTGATAAGGCACAGCGTTTGGAAATTGGTGGAGAGAAAATACAATCGCTCGTTGAAGAATTGGTAGGTTATGGCCTAGATGATGCAGAAATAGAGATCCTATTTCAAGAGCAATTGGACTTTATGGAATGGCCTGATCGTATTCAATCGTGTGCAAGTGTGGGTGAGAATAATGAAATGGCATCGATGCTTTCCAGTGCTATCAAAAAACAAATCGGTGTTAAAAGTAAAACACTTTCTTTAGACGAGTATGATAATGCTGCTAAGTACGATGCGCTATTTGTACCTATAAAGTTTGTGCATCAATTTCGAAGTCTGTCAGAGTCCATAATGATTATACCCATTGTGTATATGTACGACCCTGAGATCCTTTACCAAATTAGTGAACAAGCAGGAATTCAAACTATCGGCTTAGTTACCGCTGATGAAGAAAGTATTCCCAAAATCATAAACGAATTAAAGCAATCTATTCCATTCGAAGGGTCCTTTGTTGCTGGAAGTATTTACGGGCGCTCACTACCATTATTCGTTAGAGATACCGATTTAATTCTCTATACCCAAGGGAGTGCTCGGCTCGTGGAGCAAAAGGTACCTATAAAAAATAGAATTCGATTAGATTATAGATTAGCTGATCGAAGTGCAGAAATGATCCGCGCTGAGTTGTGGGATCAATAA
- a CDS encoding endonuclease domain-containing protein, with protein sequence MPRRKIIPYNPALKELARKLRNNATKAERVLWHSLSGKQCFGYDFHRQKPIGNYIVDFFCQELMLAIEVDGVSHNQESAQIKDRQNEEFLNSIGIAVLRFQDSDIYPENRDALRAIEEYVIEFEKLNKVDTPPTPLERG encoded by the coding sequence ATGCCAAGAAGAAAGATAATACCATATAACCCGGCGCTTAAAGAACTTGCTAGAAAACTTCGTAATAATGCTACTAAAGCTGAACGAGTTCTATGGCATTCTCTGAGCGGTAAACAATGTTTTGGGTATGATTTTCATCGCCAAAAACCGATTGGGAATTATATAGTTGATTTCTTTTGTCAGGAATTAATGCTGGCCATTGAAGTTGATGGTGTGTCTCATAATCAGGAATCAGCCCAAATTAAAGATCGACAAAATGAAGAATTTCTAAATAGCATTGGAATAGCAGTACTAAGGTTTCAGGATTCTGATATATATCCTGAAAATAGAGATGCTTTAAGAGCCATTGAGGAGTATGTGATAGAATTTGAGAAATTAAACAAGGTTGACACACCCCCAACCCCTCTAGAGAGGGGATGA
- the mutS gene encoding DNA mismatch repair protein MutS, which translates to MKQYFEIKEKNPGTILLFRVGDFYETFSDDAELVSKELGITLTKRNNGGDQTPLAGFPFHSLDTYLPKLVKKGYKVAVCDQTESPEEAKKAGRKIVNRDITEITTPGITLSEKLLEHKRNNYILSIHWAKDRIGIAFSDISTGEFGLSETHEKTLPSFLASIQPSEILVTTKLKNKLPDEVKHFNITYIEEWVYEGDYGYKILTDHFKTHSLKGFGVEELKTAHVAAGSLMHYMRDTQKAYLRHLRRLYAYESNEFMSLDPATKRNLELTASLQEGGVDGTLISIMDRTCTAMGGRLLRRWIMRPLKRLKPIQQRLDAVDVLFKNHEVRNNLREELDQVGDLERLISRICMGRTNARDIVQLKLSLIQIPKLKSLFSGTEDPLLADISGRLKLMIELQERIHKALNDEPPASIRDGNMIREGFNQELDELRDIARNGKKYIAQIKDKLSEESGIPSLKIGYNKVFGYYIEVTNSHKDKVPEHFIRKQTLVNAERYITPELKEVEEKVLSAEERSKTLEFELFEEVRLYVAEFADEIQQIAHALAEIDCIQCFAEVAFKNNYAKPDVRDSEEIDIVKGRHPVVEKSLPLGEPFIPNDIQLSNGDQQIMIITGPNMAGKSIILRQTGLIVLMAQVGSFVPAESAIIGMVDKIFTRVGASDNLAAGESTFLVEMNEAANILNNATPRSLILLDEVGRGTSTFDGLSIAWSLAEYLHNQSSVAAKTLFATHYHELNELEQMYDRIKNFNVQVKEHEGKVIFLRKLVRGGADHSYGIQVANMAGLPAMVIDRAKVILKNLESHSLDITNKNGAIEEQAGNKKAAAENLSSKIEKQDEVEQMNLFATHVDPRLETVLNKLEATDPNRMTPIEALMLLTELKKLVDH; encoded by the coding sequence AGGGATTACACTCACAAAAAGAAACAACGGGGGTGATCAAACACCCCTTGCCGGCTTCCCCTTTCATTCCTTAGATACCTATTTGCCAAAACTGGTTAAGAAAGGGTATAAGGTAGCGGTATGTGATCAAACAGAAAGTCCAGAAGAGGCCAAAAAAGCAGGCCGTAAAATAGTAAATCGTGATATCACCGAAATTACCACTCCGGGTATCACACTTTCTGAAAAGCTATTAGAACACAAACGTAATAACTACATACTGTCTATCCATTGGGCAAAGGATAGAATTGGTATTGCATTCTCGGATATCTCAACTGGGGAATTTGGTCTCAGCGAAACTCATGAAAAAACACTCCCAAGTTTCTTAGCATCCATTCAGCCTTCAGAGATTCTAGTTACTACAAAGCTGAAGAATAAGCTACCTGATGAAGTGAAGCACTTCAACATTACATATATCGAAGAATGGGTATATGAAGGGGACTATGGCTACAAGATTTTAACCGATCATTTTAAAACCCATTCCTTGAAAGGATTTGGAGTGGAAGAACTCAAAACCGCTCATGTGGCTGCAGGTTCATTGATGCACTATATGCGAGATACTCAAAAGGCATATTTGCGTCATCTTAGAAGACTCTATGCGTACGAGAGCAATGAATTTATGTCGCTAGACCCTGCAACTAAAAGGAACTTAGAGCTTACCGCGAGTTTGCAAGAAGGGGGCGTTGATGGTACACTTATCTCAATTATGGATCGCACTTGCACGGCCATGGGAGGGAGGTTACTTCGCCGATGGATCATGCGTCCGCTGAAACGACTGAAACCTATACAACAGCGCTTAGATGCTGTAGACGTACTTTTTAAAAATCACGAAGTCCGTAATAACCTTCGAGAAGAGCTTGATCAAGTTGGAGATTTAGAACGACTGATTTCTCGAATCTGCATGGGCCGAACTAACGCCCGGGATATCGTTCAATTAAAGCTGTCGTTGATTCAAATACCCAAGCTTAAAAGTTTATTTTCAGGTACGGAAGATCCTCTATTAGCGGATATCTCTGGCCGATTGAAGCTGATGATTGAATTACAAGAACGCATTCACAAAGCGTTAAATGATGAGCCTCCTGCTAGCATTCGTGATGGTAACATGATTCGAGAGGGTTTCAATCAAGAATTAGATGAGCTCCGTGATATTGCAAGAAATGGCAAAAAGTATATAGCTCAGATAAAGGATAAACTGTCTGAAGAGTCCGGAATACCATCACTAAAAATTGGGTATAACAAGGTATTTGGCTATTACATTGAAGTAACCAATTCCCATAAGGATAAAGTACCAGAGCATTTTATTCGAAAGCAGACACTAGTAAATGCCGAGCGTTACATTACTCCTGAACTAAAGGAAGTTGAAGAGAAAGTATTATCAGCGGAAGAGCGTAGTAAAACTTTAGAGTTTGAGCTTTTTGAAGAGGTTCGATTGTATGTAGCTGAGTTTGCTGATGAAATACAACAGATTGCTCATGCACTAGCCGAAATTGACTGTATTCAATGTTTTGCTGAAGTAGCTTTTAAGAATAACTATGCCAAGCCGGATGTTCGTGACTCGGAGGAAATAGACATTGTAAAAGGTCGGCACCCTGTAGTAGAAAAGTCACTCCCTCTTGGTGAACCATTTATCCCAAATGATATTCAATTGAGTAATGGTGATCAGCAGATCATGATTATTACTGGGCCGAATATGGCGGGTAAATCTATCATCTTACGTCAAACAGGTCTGATTGTATTGATGGCTCAGGTGGGAAGTTTTGTGCCTGCTGAATCAGCAATTATTGGAATGGTGGATAAGATATTTACTAGAGTGGGAGCTTCAGATAATCTGGCGGCAGGCGAAAGTACGTTTCTTGTTGAAATGAATGAAGCGGCGAATATCTTAAATAATGCCACTCCAAGGTCTCTAATCCTTTTAGATGAAGTAGGGCGAGGCACGAGTACTTTTGATGGATTAAGTATCGCATGGTCGCTGGCTGAGTATTTACATAATCAATCATCGGTAGCCGCAAAGACGCTATTTGCTACGCATTATCACGAGTTGAATGAGTTGGAGCAAATGTACGATCGCATCAAAAATTTCAATGTTCAGGTCAAAGAACATGAAGGGAAAGTGATCTTTCTACGTAAGCTAGTTAGAGGGGGTGCCGATCATAGTTATGGGATTCAAGTTGCAAATATGGCTGGTTTACCTGCAATGGTGATTGATAGAGCTAAAGTGATTCTCAAGAATTTGGAAAGCCACAGTTTAGATATCACCAATAAAAATGGCGCGATTGAAGAACAGGCTGGTAATAAAAAAGCGGCGGCTGAAAATCTATCTTCAAAAATCGAAAAACAGGACGAAGTGGAGCAAATGAATTTATTTGCCACTCATGTAGATCCGAGGCTAGAAACGGTTCTTAATAAACTTGAAGCGACCGACCCAAATAGAATGACTCCTATTGAAGCGTTGATGCTTTTAACAGAGTTGAAAAAACTTGTAGACCACTGA